A window of the Arachis duranensis cultivar V14167 chromosome 5, aradu.V14167.gnm2.J7QH, whole genome shotgun sequence genome harbors these coding sequences:
- the LOC110281203 gene encoding uncharacterized protein LOC110281203: protein MLDSIVEFVTQAASSSAFIFCFCNLIIVYILVDLKPTLSSSVHQENSEVTPSMGTNLQTQETNSKFLVQKDTELRAIQVSYVRQAEAEAEAEVEVEVEAKLIEVDIIENIGNGECFVEEVKKEDEKEEKEEKEEEDDDELRKRVEEFIEKVNKGWKEELLITSSLV from the coding sequence atgTTGGATTCTATAGTGGAGTTCGTCACTCAAGCAGCTTCAAGTTCTGCATTCATTTTTTGCTTCTGCAATTTGATCATAGTGTATATCTTAGTGGACTTGAAGCCTACCCTTAGTAGTAGTGTTCATCAAGAAAATAGTGAAGTCACTCCTTCCATGGGAACAAATCTTCAAACACAAGAAACAAACTCGAAGTTTCTTGTCCAAAAGGATACCGAGTTGCGAGCAATACAGGTGTCATATGTCCGacaagcagaagcagaagcagaagcagaagtagaagtagaagtagaagcGAAGCTAATTGAAGTTGACATCATTGAGAATATAGGCAACGGTGAATGCTTCGTTGAAGAGGTGAAAAAAGAGGacgagaaagaagaaaaagaggagaaggaggaggaggacgacgACGAGTTAAGAAAAAGGGTAGAGGAATTCATAGAGAAAGTCAACAAAGGATGGAAAGAAGAATTGTTGATCACATCAAGCTTGGTATAA